A single window of Nakaseomyces glabratus chromosome G, complete sequence DNA harbors:
- the SYC1 gene encoding cleavage polyadenylation factor subunit SYC1 (CAGL0G09779g~Ortholog(s) have role in termination of RNA polymerase II transcription, exosome-dependent, termination of RNA polymerase II transcription, poly(A)-coupled and mRNA cleavage and polyadenylation specificity factor complex localization) has product MSKQNTLILRITEKGVNIDTLIHDVVKPRLMEIFESRNTSDLKDSLLYKRTIEMDEDDNRILYIGNEVIIDYREYQSSTHSYLLKLKWLQEIQPSNTPNRLDLFIIECIVSIIIANCDSSSISQDTNVVKDENERLRVIQELMEEQFGADGYKEQERTKAIVKVGDKTGHVDLVNLKVIECDSSLLKGRLEGVLRVAEQLSRPLIGS; this is encoded by the coding sequence ATGAGCAAGCAAAATACTTTGATTCTACGAATTACAGAGAAAGGTGTGAATATAGACACACTTATACATGATGTTGTAAAGCCAAGATTAATGGAAATCTTTGAAAGCCGAAACACATCCGATTTAAAAGACTCCCTTCTCTATAAAAGAACCATAGAAatggatgaagatgacaatAGAATTCTATATATCGGAAATGAAGTAATAATTGACTACAGAGAATACCAGTCATCCACACATAGCTACTTACTCAAGCTTAAATGGTTACAAGAAATTCAACCATCAAATACTCCCAATAGATTAGACCTTTTTATAATCGAGTGCATAGTTAGCATTATAATCGCTAATTGTGACTCTAGTAGTATCTCTCAGGACACAAATGTTGTAAAAGATGAAAACGAAAGACTGAGAGTCATCCAAGAATTAATGGAGGAACAATTTGGAGCTGACGGCTACAAAGAGCAAGAAAGGACAAAAGCCATAGTAAAAGTTGGCGACAAGACTGGGCACGTCGATCTAGTCAATTTAAAGGTTATCGAATGCGACTCCTCATTACTCAAAGGTAGACTCGAGGGTGTTTTACGAGTGGCAGAACAGCTTTCAAGGCCTTTAATCGGAAGTTAG
- the AOS1 gene encoding E1 ubiquitin-activating protein AOS1 (CAGL0G09889g~Ortholog(s) have SUMO activating enzyme activity, role in protein sumoylation and SUMO activating enzyme complex, cytosol localization) codes for MEKLSEDEIALYDRQIRLWGLAAQTNMRIAKVLLVNIGSIGTEVAKNIVLSGIGHLTVLDSHIVNETDLGSQFFLTANDVGKKRVEAVSDRLQDMNPRVNLVFDSADLKSKTDDFYKQFNIIIGTELDFFQRESLNSKCRALNIPLYLTGSNGMFAYIFVDLISFDAVDEKIHGNTSGVKLGSISERREIIKIDEREDDDRVMDIITTRNTYLPLSSILKSATLNGLLTNKQKKRATNILPLTFTQLKLTNPTNTEQFKEELLKTCKQLGLEFTTIKDDYLEQFIKQQGVEFTPVASVIGGAVAQDVINILGKRQSPLNNFIVFDGITLDMPIFEF; via the coding sequence ATGGAGAAATTAAGCGAGGATGAAATTGCATTATATGACAGACAGATTAGACTTTGGGGTTTGGCCGCTCAGACTAATATGCGTATTGCCAAAGTATTGCTAGTAAATATTGGATCAATTGGTACAGAAGTAGCTAAGAACATAGTTCTCAGCGGTATTGGGCACTTGACTGTATTGGATAGCCACATAGTGAATGAAACGGATCTTGGATCCCAATTTTTTCTGACTGCAAATGATGTAGGTAAGAAAAGAGTAGAAGCTGTATCAGATAGATTACAGGATATGAACCCTAGGGTTAATTTAGTTTTTGATTCTGCTGATTTAAAATCAAAGACCGATGACTTTTACAAACAAtttaatataattattgGAACTGAacttgatttttttcaaagagaATCCTTGAACAGTAAGTGCAGGGCACTAAATATCCCACTATACTTGACTGGCTCAAATGGGATGTTTGCATACATATTTGTGGATCTTATTTCATTTGACGCTGTCGATGAGAAAATCCATGGGAACACCTCTGGCGTTAAACTAGGTTCTATAAGCGAGCGTAGagaaattattaaaattgatgaacgtgaagatgatgatagGGTAATGGATATAATTACGACGAGAAATACATATTTGCCGTTATCCAGCATTCTGAAATCTGCAACATTAAATGGTTTACTaacaaataaacaaaaaaaacgTGCAACTAATATATTACCATTAACATTCACACAACTAAAGCTTACAAATCCAACCAATACTGAACAGTTTAAGGAAGAACTGCTAAAAACATGCAAACAATTGGGCCTAGAATTCACAACTATTAAGGACGATTATTTGGAGCAGTTCATTAAACAGCAAGGGGTAGAATTCACACCTGTGGCTTCTGTTATAGGAGGTGCTGTTGCCCAGGATGTTATAAACATTCTTGGGAAAAGACAATCTCCGCTGAACAATTTTATAGTATTTGATGGTATCACTCTTGATATGCCCATATTTGAGTTCTAA
- the PRP4 gene encoding U4/U6-U5 snRNP complex subunit PRP4 (CAGL0G09845g~Ortholog(s) have role in mRNA splicing, via spliceosome, snoRNA splicing and U4/U6 x U5 tri-snRNP complex localization), with protein sequence MSCNTSSDICGSNYYSQLNLNSHKTKDIETWYIKLDMSNIRDIKVDLEFKDPNTGESAATILQKYQFQRNELVNVIPTAPDDVIDALEYIGESGTIDKEDDYGRRLRLAELLMEDELKRQLFQQWRDKRYKKEITQFTEDEDDEEFYTPASKDLISARQYILKNSIARANKRIAAQKTISQTYSIQNVLNKRRAANKYWCSFDLLATQVVSTRPISTVTFCNNGNYVASGSWNGEVSIIDSNTLEVTQTLQNHDGKVGGIAWTSNDSVLITGGEDHLITVSNRSDGEFITSNSIGGHEGRITDLQVHPSGKFIGTSSFDSTWRLWDIEKQKQLLLQEGHSKELYCLAFQADGALVSTAGTDKTAIIWDLRSGKAVSQLQGHAKTIYCMDWSIDGHTLATGGGDGVITIWDLRKSDKLTKITEHKSIVTSLKFDKANDHNLISSGYDRSIFVYSKDNYLKVSSLIGHADKVLTFDIDKNNKNLISGGWDRSVKHWSTVSTD encoded by the coding sequence atgagctgcaACACAAGTAGTGATATTTGTGGTAGCAATTACTATTCACAATTAAACTTAAATAGTCATAAAACAAAGGACATAGAGACTTGGTATATAAAATTAGATATGAGTAATATCCGCGACATAAAGGTCGACCTCGAATTTAAAGACCCCAATACTGGCGAGTCTGCTGCCACCATTTTACAAAAGtaccaatttcaaagaaatgagCTAGTCAATGTGATACCTACAGCACCTGATGATGTGATTGACGCTCTAGAATATATTGGAGAGTCTGGCACGattgataaagaagatgattATGGGAGGAGGCTTCGATTAGCTGAGTTATTAATGGAAGATGAGTTGAAACGTCAGTTGTTCCAACAATGGCGAGATAAGCGTTATAAGAAGGAGATTACACAATTTActgaggatgaagatgatgaagaattttaTACTCCTGCGAGCAAAGACCTGATATCTGCAAGGCAATATATACTGAAAAATTCGATAGCTAGAGCTAACAAAAGAATAGCAGCCCAAAAGACTATTTCTCAAACCTATAGCATACAAAATGTGTTAAATAAACGGCGAGCTGCAAATAAATATTGGTGTTCATTCGATCTACTGGCTACACAAGTTGTTTCCACTAGACCCATTTCGACTGTAACATTCTGTAATAACGGGAACTATGTGGCCAGCGGAAGCTGGAATGGGGAAGTCAGTATAATTGATTCAAATACTTTAGAAGTTACTCAAACTCTACAGAACCATGATGGCAAAGTTGGTGGCATAGCTTGGACTTCCAACGACTCTGTTCTTATCACTGGTGGAGAGGATCATTTAATTACTGTTAGCAATAGGTCTGATGGAGAGTTCATTACATCAAACAGTATTGGTGGCCATGAAGGGAGAATTACCGATTTGCAAGTACACCCATCAGGAAAATTCATTGGTACTAGTTCATTCGATTCAACTTGGAGACTTTGGGATATAGAGAAACAAAAGCAATTACTACTGCAGGAAGGCCACTCAAAAGAGTTGTATTGCTTAGCTTTTCAGGCTGACGGCGCATTGGTGAGTACCGCAGGAACAGATAAAACTGCAATAATATGGGATTTAAGATCTGGAAAAGCAGTATCCCAGTTACAAGGTCATGCAAAAACTATCTATTGCATGGATTGGTCGATTGATGGACATACGTTGGCCACTGGTGGAGGAGATGGTGTTATAACAATTTGGGACCTCAGAAAATCAGATAAACTGACAAAAATAACTGAACATAAAAGTATAGTCACATCcttaaaatttgataagGCTAATGACCACAATCTTATATCATCTGGATATGACAGATCTATATTCGTTTACTCGAAAGATAATTATCTCAAGGTATCATCACTAATAGGTCATGCGGACAAAGTACTGACATTTGATATAGacaagaataataaaaacttGATAAGTGGAGGATGGGACAGGTCAGTCAAACATTGGTCTACCGTAAGTACCGATTAA
- the BET2 gene encoding Rab geranylgeranyltransferase BET2 (CAGL0G09823g~Ortholog(s) have Rab geranylgeranyltransferase activity and role in ER to Golgi vesicle-mediated transport, protein geranylgeranylation, protein targeting to membrane) yields the protein MVELLKQKHIEYIESLDKRKEDYEYWLSEHLRLNGVYWGLTALCILDSKKSFDKDEVVKFVLSCWDARTGGFAPFPRHDAHLLTTLSGLQILVTYDSLDILTSEQKDKCYEFIVSNQLPDGSFQGDRFGEVDSRFVYTALSSLSILGRLSEEIVEPAVQFIVRCYNFDGGFCMSPGAESHAAQAFCCLGALAIVGRLNVFTDSQIEEIGWWLCERQIPEGGLNGRPSKLPDVCYSWWVLSSLAIIGKLDWIDYDKLREFILDSQDQIKGGISDRPDNEVDVYHTLFGLAGLSLMGFDSLIEINPVYCMPQTVVNKIKNYR from the coding sequence ATGGTAGAACTCTTAAAACAGAAGCATATTGAGTACATTGAATCATTGGATAAACGTAAAGAAGACTACGAATACTGGCTGTCCGAACACCTCAGGCTAAATGGAGTATATTGGGGGCTTACAGCTTTGTGTATCTTGGACTCAAAGAAGTCTTTTGATAAAGATGAGGTTGTCAAGTTTGTTTTGAGTTGTTGGGATGCGAGAACCGGTGGATTTGCTCCGTTTCCGAGGCATGATGCGCATCTATTAACCACCCTGTCAGGATTACAAATTTTAGTTACTTATGATTCATTAGACATTTTGACGTCAGAACAAAAGGATAAATGTTATGAATTCATAGTAAGCAATCAGTTGCCAGACGGATCCTTTCAAGGAGACCGATTTGGAGAAGTCGATTCTAGATTTGTGTATACTGCTTTGAGTTCATTATCGATCTTAGGAAGACTTAGTGAGGAAATCGTGGAGCCAGCAGTACAATTTATTGTAAGGTGTTATAACTTTGATGGTGGATTTTGCATGTCTCCAGGTGCAGAATCGCATGCTGCACAAGCTTTTTGTTGCTTGGGTGCCCTTGCTATTGTTGGTAGGTTAAATGTCTTTACTGACAGtcaaattgaagaaatagGCTGGTGGCTTTGTGAGCGTCAAATTCCAGAAGGTGGTTTAAATGGTAGGCCTAGTAAACTCCCTGATGTCTGCTATAGTTGGTGGGTTTTATCTTCATTAGCAATAATAGGAAAGCTTGACTGGATAGATTATGATAAGCTACGCGAATTTATATTAGATAGtcaagatcaaataaaGGGTGGTATTAGTGATAGACCGGATAATGAAGTGGATGTTTATCATACTCTTTTTGGACTGGCTGGATTAAGTTTAATGGGATTTGATTCACTCATCGAGATAAACCCGGTGTATTGCATGCCACAAACTGTAGtgaacaaaataaaaaattacaGATAG
- the DPB2 gene encoding DNA polymerase epsilon noncatalytic subunit (CAGL0G09801g~Ortholog(s) have DNA-directed DNA polymerase activity, double-stranded DNA binding, single-stranded DNA binding activity): MFTSGKVLPTKIQPPLLRPMAYRVLSKKYGLSIKSDGLAALSDFIGSTFGMDWKRNPDTIKFLEVFATVWKQQERGLFVDSTGVKDVINELKEREKATLQESQNMASIPPKTKTYNNGGGKTTTIDRFLTKRPSPSDNDEGPLDQSIDDIPVSQATQIDEEELPMAQEISDQISSPARDQTPEEEFDNRILNWRDYFRIINTTDQKKFSYNPVKRQIFYQPPKDQLKSVLKIPNAQAKTDLFRTRYFLTRDRLLRNESFQSSHDTFNPLSSMIQLKNNINNNNQDDTPTGLSITQIKNLLGRDGQNFLILGVLKMNPKGQWSLEDASGSIDIDISQTLPSPGLFYIPGAIVLAEGIYYTVGHTFAVTSMTFPPGERRDKTLDHIGNLDLLGIHGTEKSSYIPRLDNEIKIRLHLLEQDLTHQKFVLLGGDLFLDDQHVMDGLKKVFTKLDQEAPTVIVLFGSFSSFPVHAAMSSKNISSTTEYKNNFDSLAEMLSQFENIINHTHVVLIPGPHDPWVSLCSLGANGSLPQSSIPTHFSKRMNKICKNITWASNPTRIAYLSQEIVLFRDNFLELCKRHQILFPVVESKRAEDLAELEEQMANNSIDDTTILVDRIISEKQQLPAKVLESRKVVKTLLDQGHLSPFVDSIRPISWDMDHTLTLYPIPSTLILADMSSAAYDLTYNGCKTINPGKFIHKRQARYIQFQPYLKSVSQEEVFF; this comes from the coding sequence ATGTTTACATCAGGCAAAGTGCTGCCGACAAAGATCCAACCGCCATTGTTGAGACCAATGGCCTACAGAGTATTATCGAAGAAATATGGACTGAGTATAAAATCTGATGGACTGGCTGCACTGAGTGATTTTATTGGATCGACTTTTGGAATGGATTGGAAGAGAAATCCAGACACGatcaaatttcttgaagtatTTGCAACTGTTTGGAAGCAACAAGAGAGAGGCCTCTTTGTCGACAGTACTGGAGTCAAAGATGTCATAAATGaactgaaagaaagagaaaaggcAACTTTGCAAGAATCACAAAATATGGCTTCAATTCCACCGAAGACGAAAACTTATAACAATGGAGGTGGTAAAACCACTACAATCGACCGATTTTTAACTAAACGTCCGTCACCATCGGACAATGACGAAGGTCCATTAGATCAATCCATCGATGATATACCTGTATCACAAGCGACACagattgatgaagaagaactgcCGATGGCCCAGGAAATATCAGATCAAATCAGCAGCCCAGCAAGAGATCAAACACCAGAGGAAGAATTCGATAACAGAATCTTAAACTGGAGAGACTATTTTAGAATCATCAATACAACAGACCAAAAGAAGTTTAGCTATAACCCAGTTAAGagacaaatattttatcaacCACCAAAAGATCAACTAAAATCAGTGCTAAAAATCCCAAATGCACAAGCAAAAACTGATCTATTCAGAACTAGGTACTTTCTAACCAGAGATAGATTACTTCGAAATGAAAGTTTCCAAAGCAGTCACGACACATTCAATCCCTTATCCTCAATGATTCAATTGAAGAATAAcataaataacaataatcaAGATGACACTCCTACGGGCTTATCCATAACCCAGATAAAGAACTTGCTAGGTAGGGACGGAcagaattttttgattcttggagttttgaaaatgaatcCCAAAGGCCAATGGTCTCTAGAAGATGCATCTGGATCTATAGACATTGATATTTCCCAGACACTACCATCTCCGGGGCTGTTCTACATCCCAGGAGCAATTGTACTAGCAGAAGGTATATATTACACGGTAGGCCACACATTTGCGGTTACCTCGATGACATTCCCACCTGGTGAGAGAAGAGATAAGACTTTGGATCATATTGGTAATTTGGATTTATTAGGAATTCATGGCACCGAAAAATCTTCCTATATACCAAGATTAGACAACGAGATTAAAATTAGACTACATCTTCTTGAGCAAGATTTGACACATCAAAAGTTTGTTTTACTCGGTGGTGACTTATTCTTGGACGATCAACACGTAATGGATGGGCTGAAAAAGGTATTTACCAAGCTTGATCAAGAAGCACCAACTGTTATCGTACTTTTCGGGtctttttcatcatttccTGTTCATGCTGCAATGTCAAGTAAAAACATTAGTTCAACTACAGAATACAAGAATAATTTCGACTCTTTGGCAGAAATGCTTTCTCAATTCGAGAATATTATAAACCATACTCATGTTGTTCTGATACCAGGGCCACACGACCCTTGGGTATCACTTTGTTCTCTAGGTGCTAATGGCTCGTTACCTCAAAGTTCAATACCGACACATTTTAGTAAAAGAATGAACAAAATTTGCAAGAATATAACCTGGGCGTCTAATCCAACAAGGATAGCTTATCTTTCACAAGAAATTGTTTTATTCAGAGATAATTTCCTAGAACTCTGCAAAAGAcatcaaattttatttccaGTTGTTGAGAGCAAGCGGGCAGAAGACCTAGCCGAATTAGAAGAGCAAATGGCAAATAATTCTATTGATGATACAACTATACTTGTCGACCGTATAATATctgaaaaacaacaacttCCGGCCAAAGTTTTGGAGTCACGAAAGGTAGTAAAAACCCTCCTCGATCAAGGCCATTTATCTCCATTTGTTGATTCAATTAGACCAATATCATGGGATATGGATCATACATTAACGTTATACCCAATTCCTTCGACATTGATTTTGGCTGATATGTCGTCTGCTGCATATGATTTAACCTACAATGGTTGCAAAACTATCAATCCAGGTAAGTTTATACACAAAAGACAGGCTCGTTATATTCAATTCCAACCATATTTGAAATCTGTTTCTCAAGAGGAAGTCTTTTTTTAA
- the HDA3 gene encoding Hda3p (CAGL0G09867g~Ortholog(s) have DNA binding, chromatin binding, histone deacetylase activity) has translation MDLLKILDTKPVPSIVDARTLGVSGNTSGNYWLPTTMSLYQKELTDQIVSLHYSDILRYFETTDYKEDVILESMKTLCHNSELVATHPFLLIDHMMPKSLGTRDIPGHLAENSGKFQVIRDLINLIQEYETNTAIVCRPGRTMDLVEALLYGHKVNIRRYDGQSIKQNKKSRNHSCTCHIFPSAGWDKSKFPLKTGNQFDMLLAVDISVDTTTEEMKSILRHERDQRTLEKQAPIVKLITINSVEHGMLYFGKLYDKNSNDYLEALTAAVVVLRDRVGTLPPDLRPVYSQKLVYLLDWLENPSIIWPLPDVYPIKRYNSMDVERSLLTEVHFNQIDTALENAFANSKKRGRSKSDKNNDDNGRKQSFYQLKRVKNDYSTNPLKQGMTQLTGITTADETSNSNYHLSSGILTHKLIQSIDQIYIDIDEQKEELGYYSDHSELHKNRIKFFDEELIKVKDMYDTSKSKIQMNLSQVNDQDHIQKELYEKLEKLNAEIDSISKKINSEGGKKAEILVLLNTHKELMENVRYEEKNIESYNTERQYMEQELERANNAYDENEKETIKITDELKNKKHQFRTDYSNTEPEEQKINIRINDIKQSIVEEAGVLHKLEGRLEQVLKSLHNMPPSRVRTSTVVNGNKRSKKS, from the coding sequence ATGGATTTGTTAAAGATTTTGGATACCAAACCAGTTCCATCTATTGTTGATGCAAGGACGCTTGGTGTGAGTGGTAATACATCTGGAAATTATTGGCTACCTACTACAATGAGTCTCTACCAAAAGGAACTAACAGATCAAATAGTATCATTGCATTACTCTGATATATTACGTTATTTTGAAACGACAGATTACAAAGAGGATGTTATATTGGAGTCTATGAAAACATTATGCCACAACAGTGAGCTTGTTGCAACACATCCTTTTCTGCTTATCGATCATATGATGCCAAAATCTCTGGGGACTCGTGATATTCCAGGACATTTAGCGGAGAATAGTGGGAAGTTTCAGGTTATAAGGGACCTTATAAATTTAATACAAGAGTATGAAACTAATACTGCTATAGTCTGTCGACCAGGTCGTACTATGGATCTTGTTGAAGCACTATTATATGGCCATAAAGTTAATATAAGGCGTTATGATGGTCAAAGtataaaacaaaacaaaaagtcAAGAAACCACTCCTGTACATGTCATATATTTCCTTCAGCAGGTTGGGATAAAAGTAAATTTCCTCTTAAAACTGGGAATCAATTTGACATGCTACTAGCCGTTGACATATCTGTGGATACTACAACAGAAGAGATGAAGTCCATACTAAGACATGAAAGAGATCAAAGAACATTGGAAAAGCAAGCGCCAATTGTAAAGTTGATTACTATAAATTCTGTAGAGCATGGAATGCTATATTTTGGTAAGTTATATGATAAAAACAGCAATGATTACCTCGAAGCTCTAACggctgctgttgttgtgTTAAGAGATAGAGTTGGTACGTTGCCACCAGATTTGAGGCCAGTATATTCTCAAAAATTAGTGTACCTCCTGGACTGGTTAGAAAACCCTAGCATCATATGGCCCTTACCTGATGTCTATCCGATAAAGAGGTATAACTCGATGGATGTCGAGAGGTCATTGCTAACAGAGGTTCACTTTAATCAAATAGATACAGCGCTTGAAAACGCATTTGcgaattcaaagaaaagggGTAGGTCTAAAAGTGATAAGAATAACGACGATAATGGAAGGAAGCAGAGCTTTTATCAATTAAAAAGAGTGAAAAACGATTATTCCACCAATCCACTAAAGCAAGGCATGACCCAGTTGACAGGTATAACTACAGCTGATGAAACTTCAAATTCAAACTACCATTTATCTAGTGGTATTCTGACCCATAAATTGATACAGTCTATCGATCAAATATACATTGATATAGATgaacaaaaagaagaactCGGGTACTATTCAGATCACTCTGAATTGCATAAGAATCGTATTAAGTTTTTTGACGAAGAGCTAATCAAGGTTAAAGATATGTACGACACGTCCAAAAGTAAAATTCAGATGAATTTGAGTCAAGTCAATGATCAAgatcatattcaaaaagaacTTTATGAAAAACTGGAGAAGTTGAACGCAGAAATTGATTCCAtcagtaaaaaaataaactctGAAGGTGGAAAGAAGGCTGAGATTTTAGTTCTATTAAACACACATAAAGAGCTGATGGAAAATGTAAGATATGAGGAAAAAAACATTGAGTCATATAATACAGAAAGACAATACATGGAGCAGGAACTCGAAAGGGCTAATAATGCGTACGACGAAAACGAAAAGGAGACAATTAAAATTACAGATGAacttaaaaataaaaagcaTCAATTTAGGACTGATTATTCGAACACCGAACCGGAAgagcaaaaaataaatataagaattaatgatataaaacaaagcattgttgaagaagcGGGCGTCCTACATAAATTGGAAGGTCGCTTAGAGCAAGTATTGAAATCTCTACACAACATGCCACCCTCCAGGGTACGAACTTCCACCGTAGTCAATGGTAATAAGAGATCTAAGAAATCATAA